A DNA window from Patagioenas fasciata isolate bPatFas1 chromosome 1, bPatFas1.hap1, whole genome shotgun sequence contains the following coding sequences:
- the ELFN2 gene encoding protein phosphatase 1 regulatory subunit 29, protein MRAPLKTMMCLGLWAVVLLCLFCPAIVRGDCWLIEGDKGYVWLAICSQNQPPYETIPQHINSTVHDLRLNENKLKVVLYSSLNRFGNLTDLNLTKNEISYIEDGAFMGQSNLQVLQLGYNKLTNLTEGMLRGMARLQFLFVQHNLIELVTPTAFSECPSLISIDLSSNRLSRLEGNTFTSLSNLMVCELAGNPFNCDCSLYSFLNWLAMFNNVTKNYDRLQCESPREFAGYPLLVPRPHHNRNAITIFQSMCRGGTIPSLSRVNPTPYTPDSQRDLDEGSAISPGDFLSVKPPASSTTDSSFSPSIKLHDVTITSAILMVTIPMPYSKMYVLVQYNNSYVSDIATLKSKKEYVTVNKLKAHTDYTFCVASIRNNRRYNHTCLTFATRSKGREDPISSTSTTTHYIMTTLGCLFGMVIVLGVVYYCLRKRRMQEEKQKSLNVKKTILEMRYGSDIDTSTMVHPSQKLGEPPVIPVTRMSSIPSMIGEKLPPPKSMEAGMETPKVTTKGNYIEVRTGGGDGLERTQRDEDLRELDNGQGSAAEISTIAKEVDKVNQIINNCIDALKLDTASFLGGGTGVDSDMAFECQSIPASSSSGLERPSFLSPPYKESSHHPLQRQLSADAAVARKTCSVSSSGSIKSAKVFSLDVPDHPPLSKSDSKYIEKGSPLNSPLDRLPLVSPGAIHHLEVKPSYHCSEHRHSFPALYYEESADTLSQRVSFLKPLSRSKRDSTYSQLSPRHYFSGYSSSPEYSSESTHKIWERFRPYKKHHREEVYMAAGHALRKKVQFAKDEDLHDILDYWKGVSAQQKL, encoded by the coding sequence aTGAGGGCACCACTGAAGACCATGATGTGCCTGGGTTTGTGGGCAGTTGTCTTGCTCTGCTTGTTTTGCCCTGCCATCGTGCGAGGTGACTGCTGGCTGATTGAGGGGGACAAAGGGTACGTTTGGCTGGCCATCTGCAGCCAGAACCAGCCCCCATATGAGACCATCCCCCAGCATATCAACAGCACGGTGCACGACTTGCGTCTGAATGAGAATAAGCTCAAAGTGGTGCTGTACTCCTCCCTCAACCGCTTTGGCAACCTGACTGATTTGAATCTGACCAAGAATGAGATCTCCTATATTGAGGATGGGGCTTTCATGGGCCAGTCAAACCTCCAGGTTTTACAGCTGGGCTACAACAAGCTCACCAACCTGACAGAGGGCATGTTGCGGGGCATGGCTCGTCTCCAGTTCCTCTTTGTGCAGCACAACCTAATTGAGCTCGTCACCCCTACCGCCTTCTCTGAGTGCCCCAGCTTGATTAGCATTGACCTGTCATCTAACCGTCTCAGCCGGCTGGAGGGGAACACTTTCACCAGCTTGAGCAATCTGATGGTGTGTGAGCTGGCTGGTAACCCCTTCAACTGCGACTGTAGCCTCTACAGCTTTCTTAACTGGCTGGCGATGTTCAACAATGTCACCAAGAACTACGACAGGCTCCAGTGTGAGAGTCCTCGGGAGTTTGCTGGGTACCCACTCCTGGTACCTCGACCTCACCACAACCGCAATGCCATCACCATCTTCCAGTCCATGTGCAGAGGTGGCACCATCCCCTCCCTCTCCAGAGTCAACCCCACCCCTTATACCCCTGACTCCCAGCGAGACCTGGATGAGGGCTCAGCCATCAGTCCTGGGGACTTCCTCTCGGTCAAGCCTCCAGCATCCTCCACCACTGACTCCTCCTTCAGTCCCAGCATCAAGCTCCATGATGTCACCATCACCTCAGCCATCCTCATGGTAACCATCCCCATGCCCTACAGTAAGATGTATGTACTGGTCCAATACAACAACAGCTACGTTTCTGACATAGCAACACTGAAGAGCAAGAAGGAATACGTCACTGTCAACAAGCTGAAGGCCCACACTGATTATACTTTCTGTGTGGCCTCCATCCGCAACAACAGGCGCTACAACCACACTTGCCTGACCTTTGCAACCCGGAGCAAAGGCAGGGAAGACCCTATTTCTAGTACTTCCACCACCACACACTATATCATGACCACCCTGGGTTGCCTCTTTGGGATGGTCATTGTCCTAGGGGTGGTGTACTACTGCCTGCGGAAGCGGAGGATGCAGGAGGAGAAACAGAAGTCCCTCAATGTCAAAAAGACCATCTTGGAAATGCGTTATGGATCAGATATTGATACCAGTACCATGGTCCATCCTTCCCAGAAGCTGGGTGAGCCACCAGTCATCCCTGTCACACGGATGTCCTCCATCCCTTCCATGATTGGGGAGAAGTTGCCGCCACCAAAGTCAATGGaggctgggatggagactccTAAAGTCACCACTAAGGGTAACTACATTGAGGTGCGGACTGGTGGTGGGGATGGGCTGGAACGAACCCAGCGGGATGAGGATTTGAGGGAGCTTGACAATGGCCAAGGCTCAGCTGCTGAGATCTCTACTATAGCCAAGGAGGTAGACAAGGTCAACCAGATCATCAACAACTGCATTGATGCCCTCAAGCTGGACACAGCCTCCTTTCTGGGTGGTGGGACTGGTGTTGACTCAGACATGGCCTTTGAGTGCCAGTCCATCCCAGCCAGTTCCTCAAGCGGGCTAGAACGGCCCAGCTTTCTTTCCCCACCCTACAAGGAAAGCTCCCACCACCCCTTGCAGCGCCAGCTCAGTGCTGATGCTGCTGTGGCCAGAAAGACCTGCAGTGTCTCCTCTAGTGGCTCCATCAAGAGCGCCAAGGTCTTCAGCTTGGATGTGCCTGACCACCCACCACTCAGCAAGTCTGACTCCAAATACATTGAGAAGGGCAGCCCACTCAACAGCCCTTTGGATCGTCTTCCCTTGGTGTCCCCGGGCGCCATCCACCACTTGGAGGTCAAGCCTTCTTACCATTGCAGTGAGCACCGTCACTCCTTCCCGGCCCTGTACTATGAGGAAAGTGCTGACACCTTGAGCCAGAGGGTGTCATTCCTCAAGCCACTCTCCCGATCCAAGCGAGACTCCACATACTCCCAGCTCTCCCCAAGACACTACTTCTCGGGCTACTCCTCCAGCCCTGAGTACTCATCAGAGAGCACCCACAAGATCTGGGAGCGGTTCCGGCCTTACAAGAAGCACCACAGGGAGGAGGTTTACATGGCGGCTGGGCATGCCCTGCGGAAGAAAGTGCAGTTTGCCAAGGATGAGGATCTGCATGACATCCTGGATTACTGGAAAGGAGTCTCTGCTCAGCAGAAGCTGTGA